A part of Amphiprion ocellaris isolate individual 3 ecotype Okinawa chromosome 16, ASM2253959v1, whole genome shotgun sequence genomic DNA contains:
- the LOC111573998 gene encoding pleckstrin homology domain-containing family H member 2 encodes MADGEEAMSQEDWKEKCVVLEALLMKFRVQIIKIRELTADKIQQLERQVIDAEKRAFTAQQQVQWMEEKLKAPDGPSGDSEVRLFQQCQELQALVQEKEDVIAQLEQQLEEQKQIRLQDAKTVEEKAAKIKEWVMLKLSEFEVENAALRETNKQQEAQILELQKQVQVFEQKCGGGRGVLCRPGEAQRLSSLTFGCFQVRGKNPQVLTGPAPSQRTLSTQGETEGRDKTEKSSKQTASSGTDVEVHRPNHTGLVCPPVEDSSAYENPGENACGPESRCVSSVLSSAASEGEGGRGRVCGLEFSRPGSDTYLTASDDSSSLFDDDMQRAERLGISLLESSDGTLAGCKEGEEEGHGAKLEDCTSEELNKRFQSQRLDSSSSSSEPNTPSPILTPALTPKRPNPPQDPRDNPASPKQPRLRTPAGFGLMNVSLAKKHLSQPPISSEATHGQTRNALSMLRPLRPQETDLDQQQEVGMETGRDTPPQIPPSSQTTMPSSQTSSEPGTEISSVRSDCDGSVPGSKPPTPPLHRLPSWESRIYAVAKSGIRLSDTSCTDPASKDPSLQSSYPAFVTYTSLIYKNMTTPVYTTLKGKATLLSSSPFSDESSSSEESSSSGEEDGSLCSSHTSSSSRKDSSPGSPRSLKRAVSMASMTSESDYAIPPDAYSTDTECSEPEQKLPKTCCSSSDDGKSEPMEKSGYLLKMVKTWKKTWKRRWFVLKDGELLYYKSPSDVIRKPQGQIEVNATSSIARGEGKQVLQIVTGKRVYYLKADSPNLLEEWLRVLQSVLRVKAASPLFTQPDIRPGMKGLLIKVKHGYSKRVWCALIGKTLYYFRSQEDKFPLGQIKLWEARVEEVDRSRDSDDDLMACGRGLQVAAFTIAIHPQEQGPTYLLIESRHEKDSWLYHLSVAAGTTVGKVGTEFEQLVGKLFQLDGDANSQIWRHPVLCFSKEALSSPLTTLPSQALQTEAVKLFKTCQLFINVAIDAPAIDYHVSLAQSALQVCLAHPELQNEFFCQLIKQTRKRQPHGHPGPLQGWQFLALCVGLFLPQHPFLWLLQVHLKRHGDARTEVGKYAIYCQRSMERTQQKGERQSRPSRMEILSILLRNPYHHSLPFSVPVHFLNNTYQVVSFDASTTVDEFQCRLNQDTGMRKTGLSGFSLYTDDPTGRELEHCLQGGIKICDIISKWEQSSKEQHTGKSENTRTVRLTYKNRLYFSLQVRGESERERLLLAYQTNEAIVAGHFPVNKELALEMAALLAQVEFGDFERPFSASGSAQTKSNQTLKQVLDRFYPKHYRRTTTEEQLRQLLQRLSTRWASLRGRSSSECVRIYLTVARKWPFFGAKLFEAGSITPSPELSGRVWLAVHEDGISVLEHNSIVSCYLQSLTAV; translated from the exons ATTCAACAGCTGGAAAGACAGGTGATTGATGCAGAGAAACGGGCCTTCACTGCTCAGCAGCAG GTGCAGTGGATGGAGGAGAAGCTCAAAGCTCCAGATGGTCCATCCGGAGACTCAGAGGTGCGTTTGTTTCAACAGTGCCAGGAGCTGCAGGCCTTAGTGCAGGAGAAGGAGGACGTCATCGCccagctggagcagcagctggaggagcag AAACAAATCAGACTTCAAGATGCCAAAACAGTGGAGGAGAAAGCAGCTAAGATCAAGGAGTGGGTGATGCTGAAGTTGTCGGAG TTTGAGGTTGAGAATGCAGCATTAAGAGAAACCAACAAGCAACAAGAGGCTCAGATTTTGGAGCTACAGAAACAAGTACAAG tgtttgagcagaagtGTGGTGGTGGACGAGGAGTCCTTTGCAGACCAGGAGAGGCCCAGCGTCTCAGCAGCCTGACGTTTGGCTGTTTCCAAGTGAGAGGGAAAAACCCCCAGGTCCTTACTGGACCAGCACCATCCCAGAGGACCCTCAGCACACAGGGAGAGACTGAGGGCAGAGACAAAACTG AGAAGAGTAGCAAGCAGACAGCCTCCTCAGGGACAGATGTTGAAGTCCACAGACCAAACCATACTGGCCTGGTGTGTCCACCAGTAGAGGACAGCAGTGCATATGAGAACCCTGGTGAGAATGCCTGTGGACCGGAGTCTCGCTGTGTCTCATCTGTGCTCTCCAGTGCTGCATCAGAGGgggagggaggcagagggagagtGTGCGGCTTAGAGTTCAGCCGGCCTGGCAGCGACACCTACCTGACTGCTTCTGACGACAGCAGCTCTCTGTTTGACGATGACATGCAGCGAGCCGAGCGTCTCGGCATTAGCCTGCTGGAGTCATCAGACGGAACGCTAGCAGGGTGtaaggagggggaggaggagggacacGGGGCTAAGCTGGAGGACTGCACCTCTGAGGAGCTCAACAAACGATTCCAGTCTCAGAGGCTTgactcctcgtcctcctccagtGAGCCGAACACCCCCAGCCCCATCCTCACACCAGCCCTCACCCCTAAGCGACCCAACCCACCCCAGGACCCAAGAGACAACCCCGCCTCACCCAAACAGCCCCGCCTTAGGACCCCAGCAGGGTTCGGGCTGATGAACGTGTCCCTGGCCAAGAAACACCTGAGCCAGCCACCAATCAGCAGTGAGGCCACACATGGTCAAACACGCAACGCCCTCAGCATGCTGCGCCCCCTACGGCCACAGGAAACCGACCTCGACCAGCAGCAGGAGGTTGGCATGGAGACAGGCAGGGACACACCTCCACAAATTCCTCCCAGCTCACAAACCACCATGCCATCCTCACAGACCTCATCTGAACCCGGGACAGAGATTAGCTCAGTGAGGTCTGACTGTGACGGCTCAGTACCTGGCAGCAAACCTCCGACTCCACCTTTACACAGGCTGCCCTCCTGG GAAAGTCGTATCTATGCTGTGGCTAAATCAGGAATCAGACTGTCTGACACGTCCTGCACAGACCCTGCTAGCAAAG ATCCCTCCCTGCAGTCCTCTTATCCTGCCTTTGTAACGTACACATCCCTCATTTATAAAAACATGACTACACCGGTTTACACTACTCTAAAGGGG AAAGCCACTCTGTTGAGCAGCAGTCCGTTCTCAGATGAATCATCCAGCTCTGAGGAGTCATCCAGTTCAGGAGAGGAGGATGGTTCCCTCTGCAGCTCCCAcacctcctccagctccagaaAGGACAGCAGCCCGGGCAGCCCGCGCTCTCTCAAGAGGG CTGTGTCTATGGCTTCAATGACATCAGAGAGTGACTACGCCATCCCTCCTGATGCGTACTCCACTGACACTGAATGCTCTGAACCTGAACAGAAACTGCCCAAGACCTGCTGTTCATCCAGTGACGACGGCAAGAGT GAGCCAATGGAGAAGTCAGGCTACCTGCTGAAAATGGTCAAGACCTGGAAGAAAACCTGGAAGAGACGCTGGTTTGTCCTCAAAGATGGAGAGCTGCTCTACTATAAGTCACCT AGTGATGTGATCAGGAAACCTCAGGGTCAGATTGAGGTCAACGCCACCAGCAGCATCGCCCGAGGTGAAGGGAAACAAGTTCTCCAG ATAGTGACGGGGAAGCGTGTTTACTACCTGAAGGCCGACTCTCCCAACCTGCTAGAGGAGTGGCTGCGGGTGCTGCAGAGTGTTCTGAGGGTGAAGGCCGCCAGTCCTCTCTTCACTCAGCCAGATATTCGCCCTGGCATGAAGGGACTGCTCATCAAG GTGAAGCACGGCTACTCTAAGCGGGTTTGGTGTGCTCTGATTGGGAAAACATTGTACTACTTTCGCAGCCAAGAGGATAAG tTCCCGCTGGGTCAGATTAAGCTGTGGGAGGCCCGGGTGGAGGAAGTGGACAGGTCAAGAGATTCTGATGACGACCTGATGGCGTGTGGGCGGGGCTTACAGGTGGCAGCCTTCACCATTGCTATCCACCCACAGGAGCAGGGACCGACCTACCTGCTCATTGAATCCCGTCATGAAAAG GATTCATGGCTGTACCATCTGTCTGTGGCAGCGGGCACCACAGTGGGTAAAGTCGGCACTGAGTTCGAGCAACTGGTGGGAAAACTCTTCCAGCTGGATGGAGATGCAA ACTCTCAGATTTGGAGACATCCCGTGTTGTGTTTCAGTAAAGAAGCTCTGTCATCTCCTCTCACCACCCTGCCCTCACAGGCCCTGCAGACAGAGGCTGTTAAACTCTTCAAG ACATGTCAGCTGTTCATCAATGTGGCCATCGATGCTCCAGCCATCGACTACCATGTATCTCTGGCCCAGAGTGCCTTGCAGGTGTGCCTTGCCCACCCCGAGCTTCAGAATGAGTTCTTCTGCCAGCTCATCAAGCAGACCCGCAAGAGGCAGCCACACGGCCATCCAGGACCACTGCAG GGCTGGCAGTTTCTAGCCTTGTGTGTCGGCCTGTTTCTGCCTCAGCATCCTTTCCTCTGGCTGCTCCAGGTTCACCTCAAAAGACATGGAGATGCCAG GACGGAGGTGGGTAAATATGCCATCTACTGCCAGCGCTCTATGGAGCGGACCCAGCAGAAAGGTGAGAGGCAGTCCAGGCCGTCCCGTATGGAGATCCTGTCTATCTTGCTGAGGAATCCATATCACCACTCCTTGCCCTTCAGCGTCCCCGTGCACTTCCTCAACAACACATACCAG GTTGTGAGCTTTGATGCTTCAACAACGGTGGATGAGTTCCAGTGTCGCCTCAACCAGGACACTGGCATGAGAAAAACGGGACTGTCTGGTTTCAGCCTGTACACCGATGACCCTACAGGACGAGAGCTGGAACACTGTCTGCAAGGAGGCATCAAG ATCTGTGACATTATCTCCAAATGGGAGCAGTCATCTAAAGAGCAGCACACCGGAAAGTCAGAAAACACCAGGACTGTCCGCCTCACCTACAAGAACAG GCTGTACTTCTCTCTCCAGGTGAGGGGGGAGTCAGAAAGGGAGAGGTTGCTGCTGGCTTATCAGACCAACGAGGCCATTGTAGCAGGACACTTTCCTGTCAATAAGGAACTGGCTCTGGAAATGGCTGCCCTGCTCGCCCAG GTGGAGTTTGGAGATTTTGAGCGTCCCTTCTCCGCATCTGGATCAGCCCAGACTAAGTCTAATCAAACCCTGAAGCAGGTTTTGGACAGATTCTACCCAAAACATTACCGCAGGACCACAACCGAGGAGCAGCTCAG ACAATTGCTGCAGCGTCTCTCTACCCGCTGGGCTTCACTCAGGGGACGAAGTTCATCTGAGTGTGTCAGGATCTACCTGACTGTTGCGAGGAAGTGGCCGTTCTTTGGTGCCAAACTGTTTGAAGCAGGG TCTATCACTCCCTCTCCAGAGCTGAGTGGACGTGTTTGGCTGGCCGTGCATGAAGATGGTATCAGCGTTCTGGAGCATAACTCCATTGTAAGCTGCTATTTACAGTCCCTCACAGCTGTCTAG